Genomic window (Pirellulales bacterium):
CCGTGCTGCTGATCGTGCGCTCGTTGCGTTGGGCGTAGCTCAAGGCTGCTCTCGAGTTGAAAACACAATGAAGAGGAGAAACGACTAGCAACTCGCGATGAGCGGCTAGCCGACCCGACAAGAAAAACTCCCGCGAATTGCTAACCGCCAATCGCCGGACCGTTACCGCAGCGGCTGCGTTCCGGTGGGTTGCGGACGCACGCCAATGTTGCCGGTTCCTGGAGCCGCGGAGCGATTCAGGTCTTGCAACACATAGGGCGTAATATCCATCCGCTGATCGTAATACACGATGGGCTTATTAATGCCGCGGAGAATATCGTTGCGGTCGGCGGGATCGACCGGATCGCCGTTGAATCGCAGCACCAGCACGATGTTGTTTTTGGTCGCGATTTGTTTCACGGCGTCGTCGATTTCGCGCGAAACATTGAAATAGATGCGGCCTTCCTGATCCATGAAATCTTTCTTTTGCAGCGACACGTTCAGGTTAATGTCTCCCTGTTTTTTCAGCATGTCGGCTTCCATCTTTTTGTAATCGGGCGAGCCGGGAGCAAAGGTTTTCAACTGGTCGGACATGCGCTTCAGATCGTCCTGATCTTTCTTCAGCCCTTGCTCGGCGGCTTCGACTTTCTGTTTCATCATGTCCA
Coding sequences:
- a CDS encoding OmpH family outer membrane protein; the encoded protein is MKTTFSYIAFAAALAILAGNTSSSLAQAPQYGAPAPGMTSGVGQTQPMAPPMQGAPVANAGLGVNGIAVVDVAYIFKKHARFLQEMDMMKQKVEAAEQGLKKDQDDLKRMSDQLKTFAPGSPDYKKMEADMLKKQGDINLNVSLQKKDFMDQEGRIYFNVSREIDDAVKQIATKNNIVLVLRFNGDPVDPADRNDILRGINKPIVYYDQRMDITPYVLQDLNRSAAPGTGNIGVRPQPTGTQPLR